The Phragmites australis chromosome 15, lpPhrAust1.1, whole genome shotgun sequence genome window below encodes:
- the LOC133892632 gene encoding ras-related protein RABE1c-like has protein sequence MAAAPSRSRGDYDHLIKLLLIGDSGVGKSCLLLRFSDDTFTTSFITTIGIDFKVRTVELDGKRVKLQIWDTAGQERFRTITTAYYRGAMGILLVYDVTDESSFNNIRNWIRNIEQHASDNVNKILVGNKVDMDAKRVVSTAQGQKLADEYGIKFFETSAKTNQNVEQVFFTMARDIKQRLTESVAAATEPPTIQISRPDPDQAGAASSRWSSCCNT, from the exons ATGGCGGCGGCCCCGTCGAGGTCGCGGGGCGACTACGACCACCTCATCAAGCTGCTCCTCATCGGGGACAGCG GAGTAGGAAAGAGTTGCTTGTTGCTGCGGTTCTCTGATGATACATTCACAACGAGTTTTATCACCACCATTGG CATTGATTTCAAGGTTAGGACAGTTGAGCTTGATGGAAAGCGTGTAAAATTACAAATTTGGGATACTGCTGGTCAAGAACGTTTCCGAACAATTACAACTG CTTACTATAGAGGAGCTATGGGTATTCTTCTTGTATATGATGTCACAGACGAGTCCTCCTTTAACA ACATTAGAAATTGGATTCGCAACATAGAGCAGCATGCATCCGACAACGTCAACAAGATCTTGGTGGGCAACAAGGTTGATATGGATGCAAAGCGG GTGGTATCCACAGCTCAAGGTCAGAAGCTCGCAGATGAGTACGGGATTAAATTTTTTGAGACG AGTGCAAAAACAAATCAAAATGTAGAGCAGGTATTCTTTACCATGGCAAGGGACATAAAGCAAAGGTTGACGGAAAGTGTTGCCGCTGCAACTGAG CCCCCAACTATTCAGATCAGTAGGCCAGATCCAGATCAGGCTGGTGCTGCCTCATCGCGGTGGTCATCCTGCTGTAACACCTGA
- the LOC133892620 gene encoding hydroxyproline O-galactosyltransferase GALT6-like has protein sequence MRRAATAAGAGSCRRRAIEGLAAVLILYALLVLVLESPLVSTSLSGGGGVGGGGPRKLHLSGAGERAAPAHPAKEPRSASVSGPSPRGVNRLSRFVSGLDLLLLLDSSRSGALRQPISDAVATGARAFSELEDLDPGASALAPPSGKELERATTQCPQWVALNAEEFRERGRVVELPCGLALGSHVTVAATPRPAHAERDPAITDPREGDRPIMVSQLMMELQGLRTVDGEDPPRVLHFNPRLRGDWSGRPVIELNTCYRMQWGTAQRCGGWRSRDDEETVDGLVKCEKWIQDDEERSEESKAAWWLNRLIGQKKDVNFDWPFPFVEGRMFVLTLSAGLEGYHVSVDGRHVTSFPYRTGFVLEDATGLSLNGDLDVQSVFAGSLPTIHPSFASQNYLELSTVWQAPPLPDEPVEIFIGILSSGNHFAERMGVRKTWMSAVRKSSNVVARFFVALHGRNEVNVVLKKEAEFFGDIVFVPFLDNYDLVVLKTLAICEYGVHVVSAKYIMKCDDDTFVRLDSIVTHIKKVPSGRSLYVGNINVQHRPLRHGKWAVTYEEWPEEVYPAYANGPGYVISSDIADFIMSEFTKRKLRLFKMEDVSMGLWVEQFNRTRAVEYVHSAKFCQFGCIDDYYTAHYQSPRLMLCMWQKLLEGRPECCNVR, from the exons ATGCggagggcggcgacggcggcgggggccGGGTCCTGCCGCCGGCGCGCGATCGAGGGGCTGGCGGCCGTGCTGATCCTCTACGCGCTCCTCGTGCTCGTCCTCGAGTCGCCGCTCGTGTCCACCTCGCTCTCGGGCGGAGGCGGTGTCGGTGGCGGTGGTCCGCGGAAGCTCCACCTCTCCGGCGCCGGGGAGCGCGCGGCGCCCGCGCACCCGGCCAAGGAGCCCCGCTCCGCTTCGGTCTCCGGCCCGTCCCCGCGCGGCGTGAATCGACTCTCCCGCTTTGTTTCCGgcctcgacctcctcctcctcctcgactcCTCCCGCTCCGGCGCGCTCCGCCAGCCCATATCAGACGCCGTGGCGACCGGCGCCCGCGCGTTCTCCGAGCTCGAGGACCTCGACCCAGGCGCCTCCGCCCTCGCGCCGCCCTCCGGCAAGGAGTTGGAGAGGGCCACCACCCAGTGCCCGCAGTGGGTCGCGCTCAACGCCGAAGAGTTCCGCGAGAGGGGGCGCGTGGTGGAGCTCCCGTGCGGGCTTGCACTGGGGTCCCACGTCACGGTGGCCGCGACGCCTCGGCCGGCGCACGCGGAGCGGGACCCCGCGATCACGGACCCGAGGGAGGGAGACCGGCCGATCATGGTGTCGCAGTTAATGATGGAGCTCCAGGGACTCAGGACGGTCGACGGCGAGGACCCGCCCCGCGTCCTCCATTTCAACCCGCGCCTCCGCGGCGACTGGAGCGGCCGGCCGGTGATCGAGCTGAACACCTGCTACCGAATGCAGTGGGGCACCGCGCAGCGATGTGGGGGCTGGAGGTCCCGCGATGATGAGGAGACTG TGGATGGGTTGGTGAAGTGCGAAAAGTGGATTCAGGACGATGAGGAGCGGTCTGAGGAATCGAAGGCAGCCTGGTGGCTGAATCGGCTGATCGGGCAGAAGAAGGATGTCAATTTCGATTGGCCATTTCCTTTTGTGGAGGGCCGAATGTTCGTTCTTACTCTCAGCGCTGGGTTGGAGGGTTACCATGTGAGCGTTGACGGGCGACATGTGACTTCGTTTCCTTACCGTACT GGGTTTGTGCTTGAGGATGCAACAGGCCTGTCATTGAATGGTGACCTCGATGTGCAATCAGTGTTTGCAGGGTCTTTGCCCACTATACACCCGAGCTTTGCATCACAGAATTATCTGGAGTTGTCAACTGTTTGGCAGGCCCCTCCTCTGCCTGATGAACCAGTTGAGATTTTCATTGGCATCCTGTCATCTGGCAATCATTTTGCTGAGCGTATGGGTGTGAGGAAGACATGGATGTCTGCTGTCCGAAAATCATCAAATGTGGTGGCTCGTTTTTTTGTTGCACTG CATGGCAGAAACGAAGTGAATGTGGTGTTGAAAAAGGAGGCAGAATTTTTTGGAGACATTGTTTTTGTGCCATTCCTGGACAACTATGATTTAGTTGTTCTGAAGACTCTTGCAATATGCGAGTATGGG GTTCATGTTGTCTCTGCTAAATATATAATGAAGTGTGATGATGATACTTTCGTTAGACTTGATTCAATAGTCACTCATATTAAGAAGGTACCAAGTGGGAGGAGTCTCTACGTAGGGAATATCAATGTTCAACACAGGCCACTGCGCCATGGGAAATGGGCCGTGACTTATGAG GAGTGGCCAGAAGAGGTGTATCCAGCATATGCAAATGGCCCTGGATATGTTATATCGTCGGATATTGCAGATTTTATCATGTCAGAATTCACGAAGCGAAAATTGAGG CTCTTCAAAATGGAAGACGTGAGCATGGGTTTGTGGGTTGAGCAGTTCAATAGGACAAGAGCTGTTGAATACGTTCACAGTGCCAAATTTTGTCAGTTTGGATGCATCGATGATTATTACACTGCACATTACCAATCCCCAAGGCTGATGTTATGCATGTGGCAAAAGTTGCTGGAGGGAAGGCCAGAGTGTTGCAACGTGAGATAA